A segment of the Bacteroidota bacterium genome:
TTACCGAATATAAGGATGTGACGGAAAAAGAGATGAAGTCGGTTCATCATTTTCTACATGTAGAATGGGGAGGCGACAGTCATGCACGGCGTCATTCTGAAAATCCGGATAAGATTGTTAATACTGTTTCCACCGGCCAAGGTGCTGATGAACGTCAGGGTGATGCTACGTTTAAAGGAGGGGATGCCAGGTTTTCTAAAGATGGAGATTGGAGCGAAACATATATCTGCAACCTGATTGACTGGCACCTGAAGGAACAGGAGACAATGCCCTGGCTTACCGGATCTGTTTATTGGCCCTTTAAAGATTTTTCCACCCCGATACGTGTGGAAAACCCCGTGCCTTACGTGAATCAGAAAGGAGTTGTGGAACGCGATTTTACCCCCAAGGAAGCCTATTATGTTTTTCAATCATACTGGACAACCAAACCTATGGTACATATTTACGGGCATAGCTGGCCGGTAAGATGGGGGGATGAGGGCGAATTAAAAATGCTGAAAGTATATTCCAATTGCCCGGAAGCTGAGTTATTTTTTAATGGGGTAAGTTGTGGCGTTAAGAAGAGAAATAGCCAGGATTTTCCGGCTGCCGGATTAAGATGGAATGTTAAATTCAATAAAGGTGAAAACCATGTCAGAGTAGTTGCTCATAAGGGAAAAGAAATGGTAACTGATGAAATATCTTTTCAATATCAGACAGAAAAATGGGGCGTTCCCGCAAAGATGGTATTGGAGAAAATTCAACAAACTGGCGATACTGCTACAATTCAGGTAAAATTCCTGGATCAAAATTCGGTTTTGTGCCTGGATGCCACCAATATGATTGAATTTTCCCTGGCCGGTGACGGGAAGTTACTGGATAATCTGGGTACTTCCTCAGGTTCAAGAAAGGTGCAATTGTATAATGGAAGGGCAATTATCCGGGCCATTATCAATAGTAAAAATGTTGTAGTTGGGGTAAAATCCCAAGGGTTGGAAACTACACTTTTAAAATTATAAGTTAAAGGGGTTGAATTTATAGCTTGTTTGGTTTTGTAAATCTTTATATTAGAATAATTTTGAGGGTTATTCCTGATAAAAGAGGGTGGTCCGGCTATAAAATTGATGGATCAATTGAATAGAAACCTAAAAAGAGTAAACATTAGCAAAAAATATATCATGAAGTATAAGAAGCTTTTAATTTCGGCAACAGGATTGTTTCTGGTTTTTTCTTTATCAGGATTTTTAAAACCCTGGCAGTCAAAATATGTCAGGGAATCGAATGACGAACTCACTTATATCCCCGATGAAAATGGGAATATTATTCCCGATTTCAGCAGGGTGGGGTATCATCAGGGCGATAAAGCCATTCCTGATGTTCCTGTAGTCAAAACCGTTTCAGCGCCTGCCTCGGGCGAGAGCCGCACTATTATCCAGGAAGCCATTGATGAAGTATCGCAGATGCCTTGTAACAAAGATGGTATACGGGGAACCATCTTGCTTAAAAAAGGTACTTACTTCATACCCGGTTCAATAAAGATTTCTAAAGGCGGTATTGTATTGCGGGGTGAAGGTGACGGCGAAAAAGGTACAGTCCTGGTTGCTTCGGGAAAGGGACAACGAAGCCTTCTGGTTATTTCCGGTTTTGGAAAGAGAAAGTTAATCCCCGCATCCAAATCCGGCATTATCGATAAATATGTTCCCACCGGCGCCTTCTCTTTTATTGTCGAAGATCCCGGCAAATATGCTGTTGGTGATCAAATTGTTGTGTTTCGCCCCGGCACGGATTATTGGATTCATGAATTGAAGATGGATCAGATTGTTGCAAGACAAGGTACCCGCCAATGGAAGGCACCGGAATATGATTTGTATTTTGAACGGACCATTACCAGGATTGAAGGTGGCCGGATTTTTATTGATAATCCTGTCGTAATGGCTATGGAGCAGAAGTATGGCGGCGGTTCTGTCTTTAAATATTCCTTTCCTGGAAGAATTTCAGAAGTCGGCGTGGAAAATATCAGGTTTAAATCGGATTATACTTCAGAAACAGATGAAGACCATAGCTGGAAAGCTATTGATTTTGGCAGCGTGGAAAATGGATGGGTACGGAATGTGACCTCCGAATATTTTGCTTATAGCTGCGTGAATATTGGAAACGAGGGAAAATATATAACTGTCACGGATTCAAAGTGCCTGGAGCCGAAATCTGTCATCACCGGGGGCCGACGTTATTCTTTTTGCGTAAACGGGCAAATGAACTTGGTTATGAATTGTGCTACTGATGGAGGCAGGCATGATTATGTAACCGGGGCAAGGGTTTGCGGCCCCAATGTGTTTTATCACTGCAAATCAGTCAATACCCATGCCGACATCGGACCGCACCATCGCTGGGCAACAGGTACTTTATATGATAACATTACAACTGACGGGGAAATAAATGTGCAGGACAGGGGGGATTATGGCTCTGGCCATGGATGGTCCGGGGCTACGCAGGTTCTGTGGAATTGTACTGCCGATAAAGTCTGCGTTCAGAATCCATGGGTTTCAGCAAAAAATTACTGCATTGGTTTGGCAGGTAAAAAGACAAAAGGCCGTTTCAAGGATCGTCTGGATGGAGAATGGGAAGGACAAAACAGTTCTGGTTTACAGCCGGCATCACTTTATATGGCCCAGTTGAATGCCAGAAGGAATAAAAAATAAATAAATATTCAGGAATTTAATTTTTTTAATAAACATCCTTACGAAGGGAGATATTAAAAACTCAAAATCTGAGGATACCTGTCAGAATATTAAAATAAAAACTAATGAAAAAGACCTTATTCTTAATTGTTTTGTTTTTTGCTGTTTTCAATTCCTTTGCTGCTGGAGATGGCGGTAAGTTTGAAAAAGAAGCCGGGAGATTGTTGAGGGGCAGGATTTTACTTCGCGCCGATACAGCCATGAAACAGGAAA
Coding sequences within it:
- a CDS encoding glycoside hydrolase family 2 TIM barrel-domain containing protein, whose amino-acid sequence is RYLNLEYFPSFYMKRLFVNASVANKGKLGKIDLSAITSAFSDIHSGKAEIRILDPHQKVVDTKVIDIEDSPVEKNIGSTTLKNPLLWSPENPDLYTCEVTLHSDAGEQKLTEKFGFRCFEFVDRGPFKLNGQRLLIKGTHRHEDHAGVGQAMTEEMIRTEMKLMKEMGVNFIRLAHYQQSRIVLNLCDSLGIMVWEEIPWCRGGLGNDLYKAQARRMLTNMIGQHRNHPAVIIWGLGNENDWPGDFPEYSEDSIRIFMKSLNDLAHQLDSTRKTALRRCDFCKDIVDVYSPSIWAGWYRGRFTEYKDVTEKEMKSVHHFLHVEWGGDSHARRHSENPDKIVNTVSTGQGADERQGDATFKGGDARFSKDGDWSETYICNLIDWHLKEQETMPWLTGSVYWPFKDFSTPIRVENPVPYVNQKGVVERDFTPKEAYYVFQSYWTTKPMVHIYGHSWPVRWGDEGELKMLKVYSNCPEAELFFNGVSCGVKKRNSQDFPAAGLRWNVKFNKGENHVRVVAHKGKEMVTDEISFQYQTEKWGVPAKMVLEKIQQTGDTATIQVKFLDQNSVLCLDATNMIEFSLAGDGKLLDNLGTSSGSRKVQLYNGRAIIRAIINSKNVVVGVKSQGLETTLLKL